A genome region from Carya illinoinensis cultivar Pawnee chromosome 2, C.illinoinensisPawnee_v1, whole genome shotgun sequence includes the following:
- the LOC122296048 gene encoding uncharacterized protein LOC122296048, translating into MEKFLKPYDREYMRLAMIKHEETFKEQVCELHRLYRIQKMLMKNIGSSRPNGRSQERWNLRNELIYIQANHHHRGAQQYYKPQRKLDLERPAEDYIAESDGNGAVEIIEESEIELTLGPSSFNRGKKPETPLTSDSGPSFSSSSTGSSRINRTSSWTRQMTRDEFNVHELGLVQMPLDMTTGYHRRSKNNIDVEEQLRQEIERRNQPPWLFQVLSLNIT; encoded by the exons ATGGAGAAGTTTCTGAAGCCATATGACAGGGAATACATGAGATTGGCCATGATAAAACATGAAGAGACATTCAAGGAGCAG GTATGTGAACTTCATCGTCTATATCGGATCCAGAAGATGTTAATGAAAAACATTGGAAGCAGCAGGCCAAATGGACGGAGTCAAGAACGATGGAATTTGAGGAATGAACTTATTTATATTCAGGCTAATCATCATCATCGTGGAGCCCAACAGTACTACAAGCCACAAAGGAAACTTGATCTGGAGCGGCCTGCTGAGGATTACATTGCAGAATCAGATGGTAATGGAGCTGTAGAGATTATAGAGGAGAGTGAGATTGAGCTGACTCTGGGCCCATCAAGTTTCAATCGAGGAAAGAAACCCGAGACTCCCCTAACCTCAGATTCCGGACCAAGCttctcttcttcctctaccGGATCAAGTCGGATAAATAGGACTAGTTCATGGACCCGCCAAATGACAAGAGACGAATTCAATGTCCATGAACTGGGGCTTGTCCAGATGCCTTTAGACATGACAACGGGGTACCATAGAAGAAGCAAAAACAATATTGATGTTGAAGAACAATTAAGACAGGAAATCGAGAGACGAAACCAGCCTCCTTGGCTTTTTCAAGTTTTGAGTTTGAACATCACCTGA